In Calditrichota bacterium, a genomic segment contains:
- the lysA gene encoding diaminopimelate decarboxylase encodes MKPPFYYKTNRLFCENLDIETFAQTVPTPFYLYSKSEIGYNCQSVWDAANIVEGIDLLPCYALKANYNPAILKLVQANGFGADIVSGGELYFAQKAGFPIEKTVFAGVGKTETEIREALQKNVHSINIESEEELHLVARLATEEKKIQRIAIRINPDIDAKTHAYISTGLHTNKFGVSTEQALSMYQEAQKYKSLNAEGIHVHIGSQIDKDGPYKATAEKLKSFISKLASKNISIKYIDLGGGIGINYENTLSEPGEPRTYINEILPKYLSAFKGFKLKLFVELGRSIIGSAGILVSKVLIRKKTPLKNFIIVDAAMNNLMRPSLYEASHQIAPLKKENYETIVADIVGPVCESGDFLAKEIYIEDIPSGEMIAVASTGAYGQVLSSNYNLRPTIPEYLVDGDKVQCIFKGTTVNDIANNYNW; translated from the coding sequence ATGAAACCTCCTTTTTATTATAAAACCAATCGTCTGTTTTGCGAAAATTTAGATATAGAAACATTTGCTCAAACTGTGCCAACACCTTTTTATCTTTACAGCAAAAGTGAAATCGGATATAATTGCCAATCCGTTTGGGATGCTGCAAATATTGTTGAAGGAATTGACCTGCTGCCCTGTTATGCGTTAAAAGCAAACTATAATCCGGCAATATTAAAACTGGTTCAGGCCAATGGTTTTGGAGCAGATATTGTTTCCGGGGGTGAACTTTATTTTGCACAAAAAGCTGGTTTTCCCATCGAAAAAACAGTTTTTGCGGGAGTTGGCAAAACTGAAACAGAAATACGTGAAGCATTACAAAAAAACGTTCATTCAATAAATATTGAATCAGAAGAAGAATTACACCTGGTTGCCAGGCTGGCCACAGAAGAAAAAAAAATTCAGAGAATTGCCATCCGCATAAACCCGGACATTGATGCCAAAACACATGCTTATATTTCAACTGGATTACATACAAACAAATTTGGAGTCTCTACCGAACAAGCCCTTTCTATGTATCAGGAAGCCCAAAAATATAAAAGCCTGAATGCTGAAGGTATTCATGTTCATATCGGCTCCCAAATAGATAAAGACGGTCCCTACAAAGCTACTGCTGAAAAACTAAAATCCTTTATAAGCAAATTAGCCTCTAAAAACATTTCAATTAAATATATCGATCTTGGAGGTGGAATTGGCATCAATTATGAAAACACATTGAGTGAACCCGGCGAACCGCGAACATACATAAATGAAATCCTGCCAAAATACCTTTCAGCCTTTAAAGGATTTAAATTAAAACTGTTTGTAGAATTAGGGCGTTCCATTATCGGCAGTGCCGGAATCCTGGTAAGTAAAGTTTTAATTCGTAAAAAAACCCCATTAAAGAACTTTATTATTGTGGATGCGGCCATGAACAACTTAATGCGGCCCAGTTTGTATGAAGCCAGTCATCAGATCGCACCGTTAAAAAAAGAAAATTATGAAACAATTGTTGCTGATATTGTTGGCCCGGTTTGCGAAAGTGGAGATTTTCTTGCCAAAGAAATTTATATTGAAGATATTCCATCCGGCGAAATGATTGCCGTGGCTAGTACCGGGGCTTACGGACAGGTACTTTCATCTAATTACAACCTTCGTCCTACAATTCCGGAATACCTGGTTGACGGTGATAAAGTGCAATGTATATTTAAAGGCACTACTGTAAATGATATTGCAAATAATTATAACTGGTAA
- the alr gene encoding alanine racemase → MGPTFVQINHSHLLHNYSLIRDAVKPAMVMAVVKANAYGHGNIEISQTLVQNNVDYLGVAFHEEAISLRQAGIETPILVFGAQLIKYFDQFLDYNLDLTITQIEQLSALEKICQAKKKKAKIHLKIDTGMNRVGFYPDSFKQAFEKAANSKWIVIVGVYSHLSSADESDPAYTEMQIDRFTEIKNYIQEKYSTKILFHLANSAAIMNFPSAHFDMVRPGVMLYGNPPSPGFKTDWDLQEVMRFRSEVALIKDVEKNEPVSYNRRFYTPEKTKVAVIPVGYADGYNRKLTNIGKVIINGEKYPVIGTVCMDQILVHLGHASKVKIGDEAVLFGKQGNNHISISDISKQLNTIPYEVTCWPSSRVARIHLNMKNP, encoded by the coding sequence ATGGGCCCGACATTTGTTCAAATAAATCACTCACACTTACTGCATAATTATAGCTTAATCCGCGATGCTGTTAAGCCGGCAATGGTTATGGCTGTAGTAAAGGCCAATGCTTATGGTCATGGCAACATAGAAATATCCCAAACACTGGTGCAAAATAATGTGGACTACCTTGGCGTCGCGTTTCATGAAGAAGCGATTTCTCTGCGCCAGGCGGGAATTGAAACTCCCATTTTGGTTTTTGGGGCTCAGCTAATAAAATATTTTGATCAATTTTTGGACTATAATCTTGATCTTACCATTACCCAGATTGAGCAGTTATCAGCATTAGAAAAAATATGCCAGGCCAAAAAGAAAAAGGCAAAAATACATTTAAAAATTGATACAGGTATGAACCGCGTCGGGTTTTATCCTGATAGTTTTAAACAGGCTTTTGAAAAGGCTGCTAACTCAAAGTGGATTGTCATTGTTGGTGTGTATTCACATTTATCAAGCGCTGACGAAAGCGATCCAGCATACACCGAAATGCAGATTGACCGTTTTACTGAAATAAAAAACTATATTCAGGAAAAATATTCAACTAAGATTTTATTTCACCTGGCAAACTCTGCCGCTATTATGAATTTTCCCAGCGCACATTTTGATATGGTTCGCCCGGGAGTAATGCTTTATGGCAATCCGCCATCCCCAGGTTTTAAAACAGATTGGGATTTACAGGAAGTGATGCGATTTCGTTCAGAAGTAGCTTTAATCAAAGATGTTGAAAAAAATGAACCTGTAAGTTATAACCGGCGTTTCTATACACCGGAAAAAACAAAAGTGGCGGTTATACCGGTTGGTTATGCTGATGGATACAACCGAAAACTGACCAACATTGGCAAGGTTATAATCAATGGAGAAAAGTATCCTGTAATTGGTACTGTTTGTATGGATCAAATTTTAGTACATTTAGGGCATGCATCAAAAGTAAAGATTGGTGACGAAGCTGTTCTTTTTGGAAAACAGGGCAACAATCACATTTCAATTTCAGATATTTCTAAACAACTAAATACAATACCGTACGAGGTAACCTGCTGGCCTTCAAGCCGGGTTGCAAGGATTCATTTAAACATGAAAAACCCATGA
- a CDS encoding amino acid permease, with protein sequence MAILSKKHQLKKSLSLFNIFTIATGATIASGFFLLPGLAFAEAGPAMVLSYIIAAIPVIPALYSKSELATAMPRAGGVYFFLDRSMGPMLGTIGGIGTWIALILKTSFALVGIGAYLSLFFPDITMLPISIAFAIIFGIINLLGAKKSGSFQSILVVGLLLLLGWFSVTGSFHLNVNNFSGFWDGNFSSIFSTAGLVYVSYVGLSKIASLSEEVKNPEKNIPKAMFLAFATALVIYVVGTIILIGVLSANELQNNLSPIASAAEIMAGKSGAVLMTIAAVFAFFSVANAGILSSSRYPLAMSRDHIFPAFFRSFTKGKVPINAILFTVVLVISVLLLFNPIKIAKLAGAFQLLLFALISLAVIVMRESKIESYDPGFKSPLYPWMQIFGIITPFWLIIEMGWLPTLFTIGLIVVSIGWYFYYARDKVLRNGAIYHLFARLGSRRFEGLDSDLRRFLKAKGVRDEDYFNHLVAEARFIDLHQKTSFEEITNRVSKEFSDITKYDSEILEKLFLDGTLIGATPVSNGAALPHVRLGDIDRSYLIVIRSGTGVKFEVDHFLGNRYVTQEPIFAFFFLLSPEGNPGKHLRILAQIASHVDSEMFLQKWKKAKNEQEIKELLLRDDRYLALELKKDKKTEGLINCEIKSIDLPESTLIAIIHRDNELVVPRGRTVLEENDRITIISNPRGIEELYQRYIEDF encoded by the coding sequence ATGGCAATCTTAAGTAAAAAACACCAACTTAAAAAAAGTCTTTCTCTTTTTAATATCTTTACCATTGCAACCGGTGCAACCATTGCTTCCGGCTTTTTTTTACTTCCCGGGTTGGCCTTTGCAGAGGCTGGGCCGGCAATGGTTTTAAGTTATATTATTGCAGCCATCCCTGTTATTCCCGCTTTATATAGTAAATCGGAACTTGCTACAGCAATGCCGCGTGCCGGTGGTGTTTACTTTTTTCTTGATAGAAGTATGGGGCCTATGTTGGGTACAATTGGCGGAATTGGCACCTGGATCGCACTTATTTTAAAAACATCATTTGCTTTGGTTGGGATTGGAGCTTACTTAAGTTTGTTTTTTCCTGATATTACAATGCTTCCCATTTCCATTGCTTTCGCTATTATTTTTGGAATTATAAATCTATTAGGAGCAAAAAAATCAGGTTCTTTTCAAAGCATTTTAGTTGTTGGTTTACTTCTACTCTTGGGCTGGTTCTCTGTAACAGGGTCCTTTCACTTAAATGTAAATAACTTTTCGGGTTTTTGGGATGGTAATTTTAGTTCTATCTTTTCTACAGCAGGTTTAGTTTATGTAAGTTATGTGGGCTTATCTAAAATTGCCAGCCTTTCCGAGGAAGTTAAAAATCCGGAAAAGAACATTCCTAAGGCGATGTTCCTGGCATTTGCAACAGCACTTGTTATTTATGTGGTGGGCACAATTATCCTTATAGGTGTTCTTTCAGCTAATGAATTACAGAATAATCTTTCTCCAATCGCCTCAGCAGCAGAAATAATGGCTGGTAAAAGCGGAGCAGTATTAATGACAATCGCTGCAGTTTTCGCTTTTTTCTCTGTAGCAAATGCAGGAATTCTAAGTTCTTCACGGTATCCGCTTGCAATGAGCCGTGATCATATTTTCCCTGCATTTTTCCGTTCTTTTACAAAAGGTAAAGTTCCGATAAATGCTATTTTGTTTACAGTTGTTTTAGTCATTTCTGTTTTATTACTATTCAATCCGATAAAAATTGCCAAGCTTGCAGGAGCCTTTCAACTATTACTTTTTGCTCTAATTTCGCTTGCAGTAATTGTTATGCGCGAAAGCAAAATAGAATCTTATGATCCAGGATTTAAATCACCGCTTTATCCATGGATGCAAATTTTTGGAATTATAACACCATTCTGGTTGATTATTGAAATGGGCTGGCTTCCAACGCTTTTTACGATTGGATTGATCGTTGTCAGTATTGGTTGGTATTTCTACTATGCCCGGGACAAAGTTTTAAGAAATGGAGCAATTTATCACCTTTTTGCAAGATTAGGTTCACGGCGTTTTGAAGGACTTGATAGCGATCTGAGACGTTTTCTCAAAGCAAAAGGCGTGCGTGATGAAGACTATTTTAATCATTTGGTTGCAGAAGCAAGGTTTATTGATCTGCACCAAAAAACATCATTTGAGGAAATTACAAATCGAGTTTCTAAGGAATTTTCAGATATTACAAAATATGACAGCGAAATATTAGAAAAATTGTTTTTGGATGGAACACTGATTGGCGCCACGCCTGTTTCAAATGGCGCTGCTCTTCCGCACGTGAGATTAGGAGATATTGATCGATCTTATTTGATTGTAATACGTTCTGGCACTGGTGTAAAGTTTGAAGTAGATCATTTTTTAGGCAACAGGTATGTGACGCAAGAACCCATTTTTGCCTTTTTTTTCCTTTTAAGCCCGGAAGGTAATCCGGGGAAACACCTTCGTATTTTGGCTCAGATAGCCAGCCATGTTGATAGTGAAATGTTTTTACAAAAATGGAAAAAGGCTAAGAATGAACAGGAAATCAAAGAGCTTCTTTTAAGGGATGACCGTTACCTGGCATTGGAGCTTAAAAAAGATAAAAAAACAGAAGGCCTTATTAACTGCGAAATAAAAAGTATAGATTTACCGGAAAGCACTCTCATTGCCATTATTCACCGTGATAACGAATTGGTAGTGCCACGAGGACGCACTGTCCTTGAAGAAAATGACAGGATAACCATAATAAGCAATCCAAGAGGAATTGAAGAACTTTACCAAAGATATATAGAGGATTTTTAG
- a CDS encoding PTS transporter subunit EIIA: protein MDILFTRLSTIVFAVFFGVTLSVIARRMHFPAIAPLLIGGIILGPEVSGLVDSASLGQGLRIIISLSIATILFEGGLTLNPSDFKKVGSVVTRLLSVGVLITWLGSATAIYFIFDFSIPFSILAGSLIIVTGPTVIGPLLQRIKVKENLHKILHWEGVLIDPIGVFIAILCFEWISIEGTMTTHIVQFSFRLLIGLGIGTLGGFAIFAFLKRNWIEEDQVNIFVFASALFLYVVSDSLAHEAGILTVVISGLVLGWKKPEALKNIKQFKSELTELAIGVLFILLAANLKLDSFVSLGGKGAILILIVLFIIRPAGIFFSAYGSNLNWRERGFLSWLSPRGVVAGSMASLFTLELATNGNKDAFFLEAFTFSIIGASILVQGSLSSPVARILNVKAPPKKGWLIVGCHSFAQRIARFIEKYTSDIIVLLDLNKDAVENAQKNGFTVLLKNATTPESVPDEITNRIGNVLALTDNRDLNQLVCEKWSGFVKSGNLFRWSPQHSESGGSKRQSGKAIWTKLNKPSQVAYDLHSKEILLSLKKPKVISEGMFPLISFNNEEFNLNHENDEIKGEVLFYKPITYHLQAAIQPAHIFVDINANTLDGLLQQVLPSALKDHPVLNAEIVVDHFNNSAANPVFVLGNSVAVPHAFFKNLKKEVCLIVRLIDPLILNSETQEPARLFFILLNPAENPGLHLTLLADIAKLASDENLINELLAAKDSNNILSIILKHDF, encoded by the coding sequence ATGGATATTCTTTTCACTCGCTTATCAACAATTGTTTTTGCTGTGTTTTTTGGTGTAACGTTATCGGTTATTGCCAGACGGATGCACTTTCCGGCTATAGCACCTTTATTGATAGGTGGTATTATTCTCGGACCGGAAGTAAGTGGACTGGTCGATAGTGCCTCACTGGGTCAGGGCTTACGTATAATTATTTCCCTCAGCATTGCAACAATCCTTTTTGAAGGAGGCTTAACTTTAAATCCAAGCGATTTTAAAAAAGTTGGTAGCGTAGTTACCCGCCTTTTGTCCGTTGGAGTTTTAATAACATGGCTTGGCTCTGCAACAGCAATTTATTTTATATTCGATTTTTCCATACCATTTTCAATTTTAGCCGGCAGCCTTATTATTGTTACAGGTCCCACCGTTATCGGACCATTGTTACAACGAATAAAAGTAAAGGAAAATTTACATAAAATATTGCACTGGGAAGGCGTTTTAATAGATCCGATTGGTGTCTTTATAGCCATTTTGTGTTTTGAGTGGATTAGCATTGAAGGAACCATGACAACCCACATAGTACAATTTAGTTTTCGATTATTAATTGGTTTGGGGATTGGTACGCTTGGTGGATTTGCAATTTTTGCGTTCTTAAAACGAAATTGGATCGAAGAAGACCAGGTAAACATTTTCGTTTTTGCTTCTGCACTGTTTCTTTATGTTGTTTCAGATTCTTTGGCTCACGAAGCCGGCATTTTAACTGTTGTAATTTCCGGCCTTGTTTTGGGATGGAAAAAACCGGAAGCGCTTAAAAATATTAAACAATTTAAGTCAGAATTAACCGAACTTGCCATTGGAGTATTATTTATTCTACTTGCGGCAAATTTAAAGTTAGACTCATTTGTGAGTTTAGGCGGTAAAGGTGCAATCCTTATTTTAATTGTACTTTTTATTATTCGTCCGGCAGGAATCTTTTTCAGTGCATATGGAAGTAATTTAAACTGGAGAGAGCGGGGCTTTTTATCCTGGCTATCGCCGCGAGGTGTTGTTGCCGGTTCTATGGCGTCTCTATTTACATTGGAATTAGCAACAAATGGTAATAAAGATGCCTTCTTTCTCGAGGCCTTTACATTTAGTATAATTGGTGCCAGCATTTTAGTTCAAGGATCTTTATCCAGCCCTGTGGCTCGAATACTGAATGTTAAAGCACCACCAAAAAAAGGTTGGCTGATTGTAGGCTGTCACTCTTTTGCTCAACGTATTGCCCGTTTTATTGAAAAATACACATCGGATATAATTGTTCTACTGGATTTAAACAAGGATGCGGTAGAAAATGCTCAGAAAAATGGCTTTACGGTTCTATTAAAAAATGCCACAACACCGGAATCTGTTCCTGATGAAATTACAAATCGCATTGGTAATGTGCTTGCTTTAACTGATAATCGAGATTTAAACCAGCTGGTTTGTGAAAAATGGTCTGGATTTGTAAAGTCCGGAAACCTCTTTCGCTGGTCACCTCAACATTCTGAATCAGGTGGTTCTAAAAGACAAAGCGGAAAAGCAATTTGGACTAAACTAAACAAGCCTTCACAAGTGGCTTATGATTTACATAGTAAAGAAATTTTATTGTCGCTTAAAAAACCAAAAGTAATTTCTGAAGGAATGTTTCCACTGATTAGTTTCAACAATGAGGAATTTAATTTAAACCACGAAAACGATGAGATTAAAGGTGAAGTTCTTTTTTATAAACCAATAACATATCATTTACAGGCAGCAATACAACCGGCGCATATATTTGTTGATATAAATGCAAATACTTTAGATGGGTTATTGCAACAGGTTTTGCCTTCCGCACTTAAAGACCATCCTGTATTAAATGCAGAAATTGTTGTAGATCATTTTAATAATTCAGCTGCAAACCCGGTTTTTGTTCTTGGGAATAGCGTGGCAGTCCCTCATGCCTTTTTTAAAAACCTGAAAAAAGAAGTTTGCCTAATTGTAAGATTGATCGATCCTTTGATTTTAAACTCTGAAACACAGGAGCCGGCAAGGTTATTTTTTATATTGCTTAATCCGGCAGAAAACCCCGGTTTACATCTCACACTTTTGGCAGATATTGCAAAACTGGCTTCTGATGAAAACCTGATTAATGAATTACTTGCAGCTAAAGATTCAAATAACATCTTATCAATAATACTTAAACACGATTTCTAA
- a CDS encoding DUF4835 family protein, with the protein MKTLLMIFLSSGYLFSQVLSVTVSVEYDHLPDDEQEMLTNLAEKIEQYYNSYDWVDDEYETDVVCNIKVLVETVQKKTFEKIYKTQFLISSESGENFYDKIWEFPYEDSFPFSHSKGLFDPVTHFLDFYAYMILAGELDTYGLLLGSPLYDKALDIASQGVLSDYSRGWSNRNDELQKITHIRTRPLREAKPDFFEALYLYEEGKYNQAYKYAQNVFTAIKKVYTTQPNNRYLRIFFEAHYKQLAMLFSGKFEELEALADYDSKHRETYRSYLPKN; encoded by the coding sequence ATGAAAACTCTTTTAATGATATTTCTTAGCTCAGGATATTTATTTTCTCAAGTGCTAAGCGTTACAGTTTCTGTTGAGTACGATCACCTTCCGGACGATGAACAGGAAATGCTTACAAACCTTGCTGAAAAAATAGAGCAATATTATAATAGCTATGATTGGGTAGACGATGAATATGAGACTGATGTTGTCTGCAACATAAAAGTCTTGGTAGAAACGGTTCAGAAGAAAACTTTTGAAAAAATCTATAAAACCCAATTTCTTATTTCGAGCGAATCAGGTGAAAATTTTTATGATAAGATATGGGAATTCCCCTACGAAGACAGTTTTCCATTTAGCCATAGTAAAGGTTTGTTCGACCCCGTTACACACTTCCTTGATTTTTATGCTTATATGATCCTTGCCGGTGAACTTGATACTTATGGTTTACTGCTCGGCTCTCCACTTTACGATAAAGCTTTGGATATTGCCAGTCAGGGTGTATTAAGCGACTACTCTCGTGGCTGGAGCAACCGTAATGATGAATTGCAAAAGATTACACATATCAGGACAAGACCATTGCGAGAAGCCAAACCTGATTTTTTTGAAGCCCTTTATCTGTACGAAGAAGGCAAATACAATCAGGCTTATAAATATGCCCAGAATGTATTTACTGCAATCAAAAAGGTATACACAACACAGCCAAACAACAGGTACCTGCGCATATTTTTTGAAGCACATTATAAGCAGCTTGCTATGCTCTTTTCCGGAAAATTTGAGGAGCTTGAAGCGCTTGCAGATTATGACAGTAAACACCGTGAGACATACAGAAGTTATTTACCTAAAAACTAG